Sequence from the Herbaspirillum sp. meg3 genome:
CAATATCGGCGTACGGCGCTAGCTCGTGTCAGACATCACCTCATACGGACAGTTGAGAATTGAACAACGAGGGGAAAAGCCTTCTTTTCATACTCTTCGGTATGCAACATGCACGCCACAATACATCAACCGGTACAAAAGGAGGTTGCATTGCCTATTCTTTTTCATGCGACAGTCAGTCTGTTGAGCATGCTCGGCCTGCTGTTCTCACCCTGTGTGCAAGCACAAACGCGTGACAGCAGCCAGACCGTGCTGATCGGCGTGATCGGTCCGATGGCAATGCCCCGTGGTCAAAGTTCACGCGATGCGGCTCAGATGGCTGTTGATCGCATCAACAGCCAAGGGCTGCGGGTCAACGGCAAAAACATCACGCTCAGACTCTTCGTCGCTGACGATAAGAATGATCTCAACCTTGCCGCTATCGCCGCCCGCTCAGCGGTCGCTGCCGGCGTAGTCGGTGTCATCGGGCATCTGACAACCGACACCAGTATCGCCACGGCACGCATTTACAGCGATGCCGGCATTCCGCAAATGTCGCCGACTGCGGCGGGACGCGAATTCACCCTGCTGGGCTACTCCACCATCTTCCAGATGCTCGGCCATAGCGATTACACCGCACAATACCTGGCGGAAACAGCCGTCAAGGTTCTGCGCGCCAAACGCATCATGCTGATCGATAACGACACCGTTCTCGGCAAGGCGTTGGCGAAAAGCTTCACAGCAGCGGTGACGCGCCTGGGGAGCACCATCGTCGAGACTGATCGCATCAACGTCAAAAGCTCCGATTTCAACACCACCATGTCGAAGATCAGAAACAGCGACGCCGATCTCGTATTCTTTGCTGGCGTGGTACCGCAAAGCATCGCCTTCGCGACACGTCTTCAACAGTTGGGATTGCGCACCAAACTACTGCTGGCGGGTGGTGCCATCAATCCTGACTTCCCCCGTAAGACAGAGGAATACCCGGACGGTACGCTGGTGCTGGTGAACGGTTATCCGGTCGAGCGAGCGCCGGATTTCAAGAGGCTGGAAAAACAATATCGGGAAAAGTATACGTCGCCGCTGATACCGCAGTCCTGGTTCGCCTACGATGCAGTCGCTATGCTGGCAGAAGCCATGAAACGCACCGATTCGCTCAATCCCCATCTGCTGGTGTCTGCACTGCATCAGATGAAGTACAACGGCATGTCCGGCCCGGTCTCCTTCAGCACCGACGGCAGCGCAGAGAATCCGCGCTATACGCTTTATCGCGCTGAACAACAAAGCTGGAAGACACTCAATACGCTGCCGTAACGGCACCTCTCCCAGATCTCAACGTTTGATGGATTGGGAAGCACCTGCCAGCAATGGGTGCCGCGTGCAGATAAGTGATACCAGTTGCCTGCGGCGCGCTGTATTGAATGTCAGGACATCGCACTTGCATTCAAAAAACTTGCTGCAAGGGAGCGTTCAGTTCAGCCAGCCGCGTCGGCGGAAGTACCAGAACGGCGCAATCGCCGAGCCGACCATCATCAGAATCGCCAGTGGGTAGCCTATCAGCCAGTCAAGCTCCGGCATGACCTTGAAATTCATGCCGTAAATACTGGCGATCAACGTCGGCGGCAGGAAGGCGACCGACGCCACCGAGAAGATCTTGATGATCTTGTTCTGATTGATGTTGATGAAGCCGACGGTGGCATCCATCAGGAAGTTGATCTTGTCGAACAGGAAGGCGGTGTGGCCGTCCAGCGATTCAATGTCGCGCAAGATCTGGCGCGCGTCTTCGAACTGCTCCGAGCTCAGCAAGCGGCCACGCATCAGAAAGCTCACCGCGCGGCGCGTATCCATCATGTTGCGGCGGATGCGCCCGTTCAAGTCTTCCTCGTGAGCGATAGTGTTCAGCACGTCGGCAGCAGCCTGGTCGGAGAGACTTTTCTTGAGCACGCTGTGACTGACGGCTTCGAGCTTCTGATAAATGCCTTCGAGCGCATCCGCCGAATATTCGGCATCTGTCTCGTACAAATCGAGCAGCACGTCACGATAGTCACCGATCGAACCGGGACGCGAACGCGCGCGCATGCGCACCAGGCGAAATACCGGCAGGTCTTCGGCATGCACCGAGAACAGGATGTTGCGTGCCAGGATGAAGGCCACAGTCATGGTGGCCGAGGCGTCGTTTTCGCCTTCAAACAAAAAATCGGTGCGCAGGTGCAGGTCGCCGTTTTCCGCTTCGAAATAACGCGCGGAGGCTTCAATGTCGCTGAATTCGTCTTCGTCCGGCAAGGTCACGCCGTAGATGCTTTTGACCCAGGCGCGCTCATCGTCGGTCGGCTCGGTCAGGTCGACCCAGACCGGCACGATGTTTTCCAGATCGCTGCGGCTGTCGATATTGACCTGGTTCAGTCGACCATTTTGCAAAACAAAAACATTAATCATGTGATCTCACTGTCAGGACAAGTCGACTGGACGGATAGTGTGTAACGGCACGGTAACAAACCGGTTGCCGACCTGCCGTCGAACTGGAACGCAAGTGTACGTTCAAGCTTGTCGGCAGGCAAGCGCCACACGTGCGGCCGCGTGCAGTTCGCTTATTTTCGGGAAGACGACTTGGCCCCGGACTTGGCGGGCGGCTTTTCCACGGGCTTCACCGGCGGCAGCTCGGCAGCTCCCATGCGGCGCAGGATCAGGCCCGTCCGGTTGGCGAGGTATGCAGAGCCGGGATTCTTGTCATAGAAACGCGGACGCGGCAGCATCACCGCCAGCCTGGCCGCCTGGCTCGGCCCGAGATTGGCCGCGCTGATGTTGTAGTAATGCAGCGACGCTGCCTCCGCGCCAAAGACACCATTTCCCCATTCCACCACATTGAGATAAATCTCAAAGATGCGCTGCTTGTCCATCAGGAATTCCAGCATGTAGGTAATGACGAATTCCTGCGCCTTGCGAATATAGCTGCGCTCGCCGGAGAGAAACAGGTTCTTCGCCAGCTGCTGGGTAATGGTGGAGCCGCCGGCGACAACCTTGCCCTTCTTGTTGTTCTTTTCGTAGGCTTTTTGCAGGGCATCCCAGTCGACGCCTTCATGTTCGGAAAAATTGGAATCTTCCGACGCAATGATGGCGCGCTTGAGGTTATTGGAAATACGGTTATAAGGCACCCACCGGAATTGCAATTGCGCGTTGGGATTTTTTTCCTGCAGGATGGACAGTTGCTGGCGCATGAAACTGGTCGAATCCGGATTGTGATCGACCCACCACCAGATCTGCACGAAGAAATACAGTTGCAGCAGCAACACTAAGGTTAAAGGCAACACGATCAGCCACAGGAACAGCTTGCGCAAGAGCTTCATTTTTCTGATGTTTGTTATTGATTGATACAGCGCCCGTTGCCGGGAAATCCTGAAATGACGGACCTCAGCTTTGATTCAGTTGCGCGCGCAAGGAGGCAAACACGTCCGCTGTTTCCGGACGCACGCCGCGCCATATAAAGAATGCCTCCGCCGCCTGCTCCACCAGCATGCCCAGACCGTCGCGTGCGACAGCGCCGTGGCGCGCGGCAAACTCCATGAATACCGTCGGCTGCTTGCCGTACATCATGTCGTAAGCCAGTGTTGTCGCCTCAGCTGTACGCGAAAAAACACTCACGGGAATCGGCGGCACGTCAGCGGCGAGACTGGCAGACGTCGCGTTGATCACCACATCGAAGGCACCGGTCAGCTGTGCATATTCTGCTGCGACCAGATTGCCGTACTCGGCAAACTGCGTCGCCAACTCCTGCGCTTTGGCGTGCGTGCGATTGGCTAATACCAGCTCGGCAGGCTTTTGTTCAAGCAAAGGCAGCAAGGCGCCGCGCGAGGCACCGCCGGCGCCAAGCAGCAGAACGCGCTTACCGGCCAGCGTGACACCGGCGTTCTGGACAATATCCACCACCAATCCTGCGCCATCCGTGTTGTCGCCGAGGATACTGCCGCCTTCAAATTTGAGCGTATTGACTGCACCTGCCAGGCGCGCGCGATCGGTTAAGCGATCAGCCAGCGCATGCGCTTCGAGCTTGAAAGGCACGGTGACGTTGGCCCCTTTGCCGCCATTGGCGATGAAAACCTTGACTGCCGCCTTGAAACCTTGCAGCGGTGCCAGCAGACGCTCATAGCTCAGTTGCTGCGCAGTCTGCAATGCAAACTGTGCGTGGATTTCAGGCGACTTGCTGTGGGCAATCGGATTGCCGATGACGACGTATGCATCCATTTTCTTATCAGCGTGAGCTGCTCATGTCAGTCTGCAAAGTTTCTTCGTGCGTAAAACGAAAACGGGTGATGATTTCCCAGATATCGTCCTTGCTGGTCGTGCGCATGTTGTCCGGAAAACGCCCGAACGGTGCCGAACGCCGGACGATCGCCAGTGCCGCACTGTCGAGTGCAGCGTTGCCGGAACCGCGCTCGATACGCACGCCGCCTTCCTTATCGTAAATCGTGCCATCCTGGAAAACCGGAATGTAAATCACCAGTTCGCCGTACAGCTTCTTGCCGTCCCGCTGCGGAAAATTGAGCGTGCCGAGCCGCTCGATTTTTTCCTGCATGGCCTTGTAATACAAAGCGTAGCCAGCCTCACGGGTACGCGCAGTGATCTGCGTCTTCTTCGGCCGCTTATTGTATTCCTCAATGTTCTTGGCGACTTCGGCTTCCATGCGCGCCACCGCCTTGGCGGTGTCCAGCAAGTCCTTGGCATTGATCTGCGGCGTGACTTCTTTCGGTTTTTCGCGCTCCGGCGTGGCGACGGTCTGCGTGGTCTTGTTCATCTGCGACAGAATCTTCTGCTGCTGCGCTTCCAGTTCAGCCACCTTGCGCTGCGCTGCCTTGACGCTGTCGCCATTCTCGACCTTGCGCATATCCGGCAGCGGCGACTTGGCGCGGCCTTCGTTGGCGTTGCCGCCGCCATCCAGGTTTGCCTGCGCAATAGCGTCGGCCTTGACCGGCGCCTTGTCGTGCTTGGCGTTGACCAGAATCACTTCCAGCCCCGGATCGGCAGGCTTGAGCCTGAACGCATCCGGCGCGGCGAAATGCACACCCAGCAAGATCGCGTGGATCACCACGGAACCGGCCAGAGCGATAGTCAGGAAGCGATTGTCGGCAAAAGATTTCACAGGCACATCAATAGATGAAAAACGCGATTTTACGCCAAAGCCAGGGTCATTCCGCAGCCGGGACAGGGGTGGCGCCGGCTGTCTCATCGCCGGCACTATTCTCGGCCGACTCTTCTGTACCTTCAGCCGCTGCCTCGGCGTCTTCCACCGCAGCATCTTCCATGCCTTGCAACATCGCTTCGTCTTCGTCGTCCATCGGCTCGGCGTCAGCAGGCTGCTGCGCAGTCGGAATCTCCAGCAAGCGTGCCTCGACGGTCAGATCGACTTCATCCCAGCGCAGCAGATCCAACTTGACCTGCAAACCACGTGCAACCTGCGGCATGCCCGGCAAGCGAATCACCAGAGGAATGTCGACCAGACGCAAAATCTCGTCCTTCAGCACCACGGCATCGACCTGTCGCGCCTGTTCTTGCGCCAGCCAGCGCAGGCACCAGTAGCGCTCCATCCCGGACTGGAAGTCGGCGTAGCCGGAGTAGGCAGAATCGAACGCCGACACGATGGCGAACAAATCAGCGTCGCGCGGCTTGAACGGTGCCGCCAGTGGCGCGGTGACGCCATGCTCCAGGCACGCCAGGATCTGCCATTGATTGACCAGATCGGTATAGCGGCGCAGCGGCGAAGTACTCCATGCATATTGATCGACGCCGAGGCCCTGATGGGGCGCGGCGTGCGTCACCATGCGCACTTGCATCTTGGCGGCCCAGCCACCGGCTCCGCCGCCTTGTGCGCGGTAGATGCCCGGCACGCCATGGTCGGCCATGAACTTGCCCCAGGTGCTGTTGGCGAAGATCATCAGTTCGGCGACGATCTTGTCCAGTGGTGCACCGCGCTTGCGGCGCGTGATCGTGACGACATCGTTGTCGACATAGAAGTTGAAATCGACGCGGTTGTTCTGTTCCGGACGCAGGCCGAAACTCTCGCGCTTGGCCATGCGGCCTCGCTCCAGCACTTGCACCCATTGCCACAGCAAGCTGATGTCGTCCTTGTGCGGATACTCGCCGCTGTTGTTGGCCAGCGCTTCTTCCGTGACCAGCGCATCCAGATCGTTGTGGCGCAGGTTAGCGGAAATCGGCACGATCTCGGCGCGCGTCTCGGTGGAGATCACGCTCCAGTCGGATGGGTCGAGCGTCGCGTAGAGCGACAAGGCCGGGCAGTTCTTGCCTTCGTCGAGCGTAAACGCTTCGACCAGCGAATCGGGCAGCATGGTGATTTTTTCACCGGGCATGTAAACCGTCGACATGCGCTGGCGCGCCATGGCATCGATCGCATCGTCGCGCTTGATGCCCAGACCCGGTGCAGCGATATGGATGCCGACGCGCACGTTGCCGTCAGCCAGTTTGACAACCGACAAGGCATCGTCGATTTCGGTCGTGGTGACATCATCGATGGAGAAGGCCTGCACATCCGCCAGCGGCAAATCGGCAGGCACGGATGGAATTTTCACCTCAGGGAAACCGCTGCCCTTGGGGAAAAACTCAAACAGGAACTTGGCGTAATGCAGGTCCTTCGGCGACGCCAGGCCACCGGTCGACAGCATCAGGCGCTGCGGCGTGGTTTGCAATTCTCTGCAGGCGGCGTCGAGCGCCTTGAATTCAATACCGTTCTTGTCGGGACGGAACAGCAATTGCAGCGCCATTGGTTTGAAAGAGTCCGGCAATTTTCCGGCCTTCAACTCTTCGACATACTGCGCCTGCACCAGCGCTTGCTGTTTCTTCTTTTCGATACCGGCCAGCGCGGCTTGCAACGAAGCCTGCGGCGCAGCTTTATAACGTCCTTTTCCCTTGCGGTAAAAATAAATCGGCGACGAATGCAGGCGCAGCAGCAAGCCGGCAGCCTCATGCGGCAACGGGGCATG
This genomic interval carries:
- the mtgA gene encoding monofunctional biosynthetic peptidoglycan transglycosylase → MKLLRKLFLWLIVLPLTLVLLLQLYFFVQIWWWVDHNPDSTSFMRQQLSILQEKNPNAQLQFRWVPYNRISNNLKRAIIASEDSNFSEHEGVDWDALQKAYEKNNKKGKVVAGGSTITQQLAKNLFLSGERSYIRKAQEFVITYMLEFLMDKQRIFEIYLNVVEWGNGVFGAEAASLHYYNISAANLGPSQAARLAVMLPRPRFYDKNPGSAYLANRTGLILRRMGAAELPPVKPVEKPPAKSGAKSSSRK
- the aroE gene encoding shikimate dehydrogenase, which produces MDAYVVIGNPIAHSKSPEIHAQFALQTAQQLSYERLLAPLQGFKAAVKVFIANGGKGANVTVPFKLEAHALADRLTDRARLAGAVNTLKFEGGSILGDNTDGAGLVVDIVQNAGVTLAGKRVLLLGAGGASRGALLPLLEQKPAELVLANRTHAKAQELATQFAEYGNLVAAEYAQLTGAFDVVINATSASLAADVPPIPVSVFSRTAEATTLAYDMMYGKQPTVFMEFAARHGAVARDGLGMLVEQAAEAFFIWRGVRPETADVFASLRAQLNQS
- the corA gene encoding magnesium/cobalt transporter CorA — its product is MINVFVLQNGRLNQVNIDSRSDLENIVPVWVDLTEPTDDERAWVKSIYGVTLPDEDEFSDIEASARYFEAENGDLHLRTDFLFEGENDASATMTVAFILARNILFSVHAEDLPVFRLVRMRARSRPGSIGDYRDVLLDLYETDAEYSADALEGIYQKLEAVSHSVLKKSLSDQAAADVLNTIAHEEDLNGRIRRNMMDTRRAVSFLMRGRLLSSEQFEDARQILRDIESLDGHTAFLFDKINFLMDATVGFININQNKIIKIFSVASVAFLPPTLIASIYGMNFKVMPELDWLIGYPLAILMMVGSAIAPFWYFRRRGWLN
- a CDS encoding TonB C-terminal domain-containing protein, producing MKSFADNRFLTIALAGSVVIHAILLGVHFAAPDAFRLKPADPGLEVILVNAKHDKAPVKADAIAQANLDGGGNANEGRAKSPLPDMRKVENGDSVKAAQRKVAELEAQQQKILSQMNKTTQTVATPEREKPKEVTPQINAKDLLDTAKAVARMEAEVAKNIEEYNKRPKKTQITARTREAGYALYYKAMQEKIERLGTLNFPQRDGKKLYGELVIYIPVFQDGTIYDKEGGVRIERGSGNAALDSAALAIVRRSAPFGRFPDNMRTTSKDDIWEIITRFRFTHEETLQTDMSSSR
- a CDS encoding branched-chain amino acid ABC transporter substrate-binding protein — protein: MPILFHATVSLLSMLGLLFSPCVQAQTRDSSQTVLIGVIGPMAMPRGQSSRDAAQMAVDRINSQGLRVNGKNITLRLFVADDKNDLNLAAIAARSAVAAGVVGVIGHLTTDTSIATARIYSDAGIPQMSPTAAGREFTLLGYSTIFQMLGHSDYTAQYLAETAVKVLRAKRIMLIDNDTVLGKALAKSFTAAVTRLGSTIVETDRINVKSSDFNTTMSKIRNSDADLVFFAGVVPQSIAFATRLQQLGLRTKLLLAGGAINPDFPRKTEEYPDGTLVLVNGYPVERAPDFKRLEKQYREKYTSPLIPQSWFAYDAVAMLAEAMKRTDSLNPHLLVSALHQMKYNGMSGPVSFSTDGSAENPRYTLYRAEQQSWKTLNTLP
- a CDS encoding ribonuclease catalytic domain-containing protein; translated protein: MNLFFEESGDFKAGTVLSQQGEAYQVEMASGKRSKVKSKDVMLQFASPSPAKLLEDAQVIAQDIDLDFLWEVAGEDEFGFAELGTEYFGHAPLPHEAAGLLLRLHSSPIYFYRKGKGRYKAAPQASLQAALAGIEKKKQQALVQAQYVEELKAGKLPDSFKPMALQLLFRPDKNGIEFKALDAACRELQTTPQRLMLSTGGLASPKDLHYAKFLFEFFPKGSGFPEVKIPSVPADLPLADVQAFSIDDVTTTEIDDALSVVKLADGNVRVGIHIAAPGLGIKRDDAIDAMARQRMSTVYMPGEKITMLPDSLVEAFTLDEGKNCPALSLYATLDPSDWSVISTETRAEIVPISANLRHNDLDALVTEEALANNSGEYPHKDDISLLWQWVQVLERGRMAKRESFGLRPEQNNRVDFNFYVDNDVVTITRRKRGAPLDKIVAELMIFANSTWGKFMADHGVPGIYRAQGGGAGGWAAKMQVRMVTHAAPHQGLGVDQYAWSTSPLRRYTDLVNQWQILACLEHGVTAPLAAPFKPRDADLFAIVSAFDSAYSGYADFQSGMERYWCLRWLAQEQARQVDAVVLKDEILRLVDIPLVIRLPGMPQVARGLQVKLDLLRWDEVDLTVEARLLEIPTAQQPADAEPMDDEDEAMLQGMEDAAVEDAEAAAEGTEESAENSAGDETAGATPVPAAE